The Leptolyngbya sp. CCY15150 genome contains a region encoding:
- a CDS encoding long-chain fatty acid--CoA ligase, with translation MIDYRAVRSLPEIWAIAAQRPDVAQQVALHAPHSKPEVRITYSQLHERIQLCGAALQHLGICKGDRVGLIADNSPRWLIADQGIMAAGAVGVVRGAQAAVEELWFILKNSGSTSLIVEDQATFLKLKAGLAELPIQRVMWLSDEPVPTEDLGYPVFNFSSLLEQGEGRSLQPVPLDPSDLATLLYTSGTTGHPKGVMLTHANLLHQVTTLGVVVQPKAGDRVLSILPTWHAYERSCEYFLLSQGCTQVYTSLRHVKEDLKTFQPHFMVGVPRLWESIYEGIQRQLREQPASRQKLVNTFLTNSHRYITAKRTYSGLNLEHLHPSTLERMLAGLEAIARWPLHRLGHRLVYSKIRGATGGNIKQVISGGGSLAKHLDTFFEVIGVEVLVGYGLTETAPVLTARRPWNNLRGSAGQPVPGTEIRIVHLETRQPLPVGDRGLVLARGPQVMTGYYQNPEATAKAIDADGWFDTGDLGHLTAGGHLVLTGRAKDTIVLTNGENVEPQPIEDACVRSPYVDQIMLVGQDQRSLGALIVPNLNALELWANQQGKTLQVPEGVSLDKPDPQPGRSPLSMEDGMIQSLYRQELTHHVQDRSNYQANDRIGPFRLILEPFSMDNGMMTQTLKIRRPVVYDRYRSLIDEMFEH, from the coding sequence ATGATTGACTATCGCGCCGTGCGATCGCTTCCCGAGATTTGGGCGATCGCGGCCCAGCGTCCAGATGTGGCCCAGCAGGTGGCCCTCCATGCACCTCACAGTAAGCCCGAGGTGCGTATCACCTATAGCCAGCTCCATGAACGGATCCAACTCTGCGGCGCGGCGCTGCAGCATTTGGGAATCTGCAAGGGCGATCGGGTGGGCTTGATTGCCGACAACAGTCCTCGTTGGCTGATTGCCGATCAGGGCATTATGGCTGCGGGAGCTGTGGGCGTGGTGCGCGGTGCCCAGGCAGCGGTGGAAGAACTATGGTTCATTCTTAAAAACAGTGGGAGCACGAGTCTGATCGTGGAGGATCAGGCCACGTTTCTAAAGCTTAAGGCAGGTTTGGCAGAGCTGCCGATCCAGCGGGTGATGTGGCTGAGCGATGAGCCGGTGCCCACCGAGGATTTGGGCTACCCGGTCTTCAATTTTTCTAGCCTGCTGGAGCAAGGGGAGGGGCGATCGCTGCAGCCCGTGCCCCTCGACCCCAGCGACCTGGCCACCCTGCTCTACACTTCCGGCACCACCGGACATCCCAAGGGCGTCATGCTCACCCATGCCAATCTGCTACATCAGGTCACCACCCTGGGTGTTGTGGTGCAGCCCAAGGCGGGCGATCGCGTGCTCAGCATTTTGCCCACCTGGCACGCCTACGAGCGCTCCTGTGAATATTTTCTGCTTTCCCAAGGCTGCACCCAGGTCTATACCAGCCTGCGCCACGTGAAAGAAGACCTGAAAACCTTTCAACCCCATTTTATGGTGGGTGTGCCTCGGCTTTGGGAGTCTATCTATGAAGGCATCCAGCGGCAACTGCGCGAACAGCCGGCCTCTCGCCAAAAGCTGGTCAACACGTTCCTCACCAACAGCCATCGCTACATCACGGCTAAACGCACCTACAGCGGTTTGAATCTGGAGCACCTGCACCCTTCAACCCTCGAACGGATGCTGGCAGGACTGGAAGCGATCGCCCGCTGGCCCCTGCATCGTCTAGGCCATCGCTTGGTCTACAGCAAAATCCGTGGCGCAACCGGCGGCAACATTAAGCAGGTGATTAGCGGCGGCGGTTCCTTGGCAAAACATTTGGATACCTTCTTTGAAGTGATTGGTGTGGAGGTGCTTGTGGGCTATGGGCTTACCGAAACTGCGCCAGTGCTCACGGCACGTCGCCCTTGGAACAATCTGCGAGGATCTGCCGGGCAGCCGGTTCCCGGTACCGAAATTCGCATCGTCCATCTCGAAACCCGTCAACCTCTGCCGGTGGGCGATCGCGGCCTCGTGCTAGCCCGTGGCCCTCAGGTCATGACGGGCTATTATCAAAATCCTGAAGCAACGGCCAAGGCCATCGATGCCGACGGCTGGTTTGACACCGGCGATCTGGGACATCTCACGGCAGGCGGACATTTGGTGTTGACCGGACGCGCTAAGGACACCATTGTCCTCACCAATGGCGAGAATGTAGAACCCCAGCCCATTGAAGATGCCTGTGTGCGCAGTCCCTATGTTGACCAGATTATGCTGGTGGGCCAAGATCAGCGCTCCCTGGGGGCTCTGATTGTGCCCAACTTAAATGCCTTAGAACTTTGGGCCAATCAGCAGGGTAAAACCCTTCAGGTACCTGAAGGCGTCAGCCTAGACAAACCCGACCCCCAACCAGGGCGATCGCCCCTGTCTATGGAGGATGGGATGATTCAAAGCCTGTATCGCCAAGAATTAACCCACCATGTGCAAGATCGGTCAAATTACCAAGCCAACGATCGCATTGGCCCCTTCCGGCTGATTCTGGAGCCGTTTTCTATGGACAACGGCATGATGACTCAAACCCTGAAGATTCGTCGCCCTGTTGTCTACGATCGCTATCGGTCGCTGATCGACGAGATGTTTGAACATTAG
- a CDS encoding YlqD family protein yields MEASQSHLLLKRLINIKVVVTPRWKEEVQQQLQTQINQLDGQLQQLEAQGQRMVTEVQKQSGSSDDPAVSQQIGSIQTQVNQKKSELLEKKNQTLQQLQQVQLLEMEQEVGQGQIESFFRIEKGDNLIRKMQVEILMRDGVVEDIRGDL; encoded by the coding sequence ATGGAAGCTTCACAATCACACCTATTACTGAAACGGCTGATCAACATCAAAGTTGTTGTGACTCCCCGTTGGAAAGAAGAGGTTCAACAACAGTTGCAAACCCAAATCAACCAACTGGATGGTCAGCTTCAGCAGCTTGAGGCCCAAGGACAGCGGATGGTGACAGAGGTTCAGAAACAAAGTGGGTCATCGGATGACCCCGCCGTGAGCCAACAAATTGGCAGCATTCAAACCCAAGTCAACCAAAAGAAAAGCGAGTTGCTAGAGAAGAAAAACCAAACTCTACAGCAGCTTCAACAGGTGCAGCTCCTAGAAATGGAGCAAGAAGTGGGTCAAGGGCAAATTGAGAGCTTCTTCCGTATTGAGAAGGGCGATAACCTGATCCGCAAAATGCAGGTGGAAATCCTCATGCGGGATGGAGTGGTGGAAGATATCCGTGGCGATCTCTAA
- a CDS encoding dihydrolipoamide acetyltransferase family protein, with protein MIHEVFMPALSSTMTEGKIVSWVKSPGDKVEKGETVVVVESDKADMDVETFYEGYLASIIVPADEVAPVGAPIALVAETEAEIELAQQQASAIQAGTAAPAASPAPAPAAAPAIASPTTSQNGAVKSGRLVVSPRARKLAKEFKVDLNTLQGSGPHGRIIAADIEAAAGKAPTPQPTAIAPKPAVAAPAPIVPAPVAAPLGEVAKFNTLQQAVVRNMMTSLQVPTFRVGYTITTDALDALYKKVKSKGVTMTALLAKAVAVTLQRHPLVNAFYTEQGTSYRSEINVAVAVAMEGGGLITPVLRQADQVDLYSLSRTWRDLVERSRLKQLQPDEYSTGSFTLSNLGMFGVDRFDAILPPGQGSILAIGASRPQVVATADGMMGVRNQMQVNLTCDHRIIYGADAAAFLRDLAQLIETNPESLTL; from the coding sequence ATGATTCATGAAGTATTCATGCCCGCTCTCAGCTCCACGATGACCGAAGGCAAAATTGTGTCTTGGGTCAAATCACCGGGAGACAAGGTAGAGAAGGGTGAAACCGTCGTTGTTGTGGAATCCGATAAGGCCGACATGGATGTAGAGACCTTCTATGAAGGGTATCTGGCCAGCATCATTGTCCCGGCTGATGAAGTTGCGCCCGTGGGGGCTCCCATTGCCTTGGTGGCAGAAACCGAGGCAGAGATTGAACTAGCCCAGCAGCAGGCCAGCGCCATTCAGGCAGGAACAGCAGCACCGGCAGCTTCTCCAGCCCCTGCGCCTGCAGCAGCTCCAGCGATCGCCTCTCCCACAACCTCCCAAAATGGAGCCGTTAAGTCTGGCCGCTTGGTGGTTTCCCCCCGGGCTCGCAAGCTTGCCAAGGAGTTCAAGGTTGATCTCAACACCCTCCAGGGTAGTGGCCCCCACGGCCGCATTATTGCCGCAGATATAGAAGCGGCTGCGGGTAAAGCTCCCACTCCCCAGCCCACCGCTATTGCACCGAAGCCAGCGGTGGCAGCCCCTGCGCCGATCGTGCCCGCTCCCGTTGCTGCGCCCCTTGGGGAAGTCGCCAAGTTCAACACCCTGCAGCAAGCGGTGGTGCGCAACATGATGACGAGCCTCCAAGTGCCCACGTTCCGGGTTGGTTACACCATCACCACCGATGCCCTCGATGCCCTTTATAAAAAGGTGAAGTCAAAAGGCGTCACCATGACCGCTCTGTTGGCGAAGGCCGTGGCGGTAACGCTGCAGCGCCATCCCTTGGTGAATGCTTTCTATACCGAACAGGGCACCAGCTATCGCTCGGAGATTAATGTAGCGGTGGCAGTGGCCATGGAGGGCGGTGGTTTGATTACCCCTGTCCTGCGTCAGGCTGATCAAGTAGATCTCTATTCTCTATCGCGCACCTGGCGAGATTTGGTGGAGCGATCGCGCCTGAAGCAGCTTCAGCCCGACGAATATTCCACCGGTAGCTTTACCCTGTCTAATCTAGGCATGTTTGGCGTCGATCGCTTCGATGCCATTTTGCCGCCGGGTCAAGGTTCAATTCTAGCCATTGGAGCCTCTCGCCCCCAAGTGGTGGCCACGGCTGACGGCATGATGGGGGTGCGCAATCAAATGCAGGTCAATCTCACCTGCGACCACCGCATCATCTACGGTGCGGATGCCGCCGCCTTCCTGCGGGATTTGGCCCAGTTGATTGAAACCAATCCCGAATCCCTCACCCTATAG